One segment of Anguilla anguilla isolate fAngAng1 chromosome 1, fAngAng1.pri, whole genome shotgun sequence DNA contains the following:
- the LOC118220988 gene encoding uncharacterized protein LOC118220988 — MMRFGLPFYTLLHLTLHGPVLSRVWVNQWSTLDEYRVGDTATLHCAIFSDKETIEDCDMEWAMLDPNNPDMSIEIRESKLYAGRVSVQSKDDTTTVIIQNLGLNDTAPLCIIDCFLDGRLKRKIGQGGSLKIVELSDPHGEGWIKNDTEVADQGVDGDWGTVHEEESLAWLSYFLFAVNLLIFLVVTVICSTIMYRRLLRK; from the exons ATGATGCGCTTTGGACTTCCATTTTATACTTTGTTGCACCTCACTCTACACG gACCTGTCTTATCGAGAGTGTGGGTAAATCAGTGGTCTACACTCGATGAGTACAGAGTTGGAGACACGGCAACTCTGCACTGCGCAATTTTTTCAGATAAGGAGACCATTGAGGATTGTGACATGGAGTGGGCCATGCTCGACCCAAACAACCCAGACATGAGTATCGAAATTAGAGAATCCAAACTGTACGCCGGTCGGGTCAGTGTGCAGAGTAAGGATGACACCACCACAGTTATAATACAAAACCTGGGACTGAACGACACAGCGCCCTTGTGCATCATAGACTGCTTTCTTGATGGACGGCTAAAGCGAAAAATTGGGCAGGGAGGCAGTCTGAAGATTGTGGAATTATCTGATCCTCATG gagAGGGATGGATCAAGAATGACACCGAGGTTGCGGACCAGGGGGTAGATGGAGACTGGGGTACTGTCCATG AAGAGGAATCCTTAGCCTGGCTCAGCTATTTCCTTTTTGCAGTGAACCTCCTCATCTTCCTTGTGGTGACCGTAATTTGCAGTACCATAATGTACAGAAGACTGCTGAGGAAATGA